One window of Flavobacteriales bacterium genomic DNA carries:
- a CDS encoding CvpA family protein, whose product MNWLDWTLLALLAAAAIRGFFRGFIVEIASLVAVVLGIWVASRYNAHVASWVGMDAQHEVISFIVTFIGVLILVHLLAKVLTKAMDLAMLGLPNKVAGTFFGALRAAFVLSVVLNILMARAEVSGIVPQHALEGSALYRPLRAFAPFIVPALGDTRWVQDAIEALKERTGEEEAAEE is encoded by the coding sequence ATGAACTGGTTGGATTGGACCTTGCTCGCACTGCTGGCTGCTGCCGCGATCCGTGGTTTCTTCCGGGGTTTCATTGTGGAGATCGCCTCGCTGGTCGCGGTGGTCCTGGGCATCTGGGTGGCTTCCCGCTACAACGCCCATGTGGCATCTTGGGTGGGCATGGACGCGCAGCACGAGGTGATCTCCTTCATCGTCACCTTCATCGGCGTATTGATCTTGGTACATCTCCTGGCCAAGGTTCTCACCAAGGCGATGGATCTGGCCATGCTGGGCTTGCCGAACAAGGTGGCGGGTACGTTCTTCGGCGCGTTGCGGGCGGCCTTCGTGCTCAGCGTGGTGCTGAACATCCTGATGGCGCGGGCGGAGGTTTCCGGCATCGTGCCACAGCACGCGCTTGAGGGTTCCGCGCTCTACCGTCCGCTGCGCGCTTTCGCGCCATTCATCGTCCCCGCTTTGGGGGATACCCGTTGGGTGCAGGATGCGATCGAGGCGCTGAAGGAAAGGACCGGGGAGGAAGAGGCTGCCGAGGAGTGA
- a CDS encoding phosphoglycerate kinase: protein MQTMDSFDFKGRKALVRVDLNVPLDAQFNVTDDNRTKAIVPTVKKVLKEGGSVILMSHLGRPKGKVIPDLSLRPVAKHLEGLLGVPVQFATDCIGEDAQAKATVLKPGEVLLLENLRFHPEEEKGDEAFSKALSTLGDVYVNDAFGTAHRAHASTTMVAKYFPDAKLFGYLIAGELHSLGQVLNQPKKPLCAIVGGAKVSSKIEVLQNLLDKCDEVIIGGGMAFTFIKAQGGKVGASLVEDDHVETAKAILAAAQDKGVMIHLPTDAVVADAFADTANTDICPANAIPDGWMGLDIGPESIKVFSAAVKRAKTILWNGPMGVFEMPSFQKGTRAIAEAVADATAYGAYSLVGGGDSVAAVNQFGLADRISYVSTGGGAMLEYLEGKVLPGIAAVEE, encoded by the coding sequence ATGCAAACCATGGACAGCTTCGATTTCAAAGGCCGCAAGGCTCTCGTTCGCGTGGACCTGAACGTGCCACTGGACGCGCAGTTCAATGTGACCGACGACAACCGCACCAAGGCCATCGTCCCCACGGTGAAGAAGGTCCTGAAGGAAGGCGGGAGCGTGATATTGATGAGCCATCTCGGTCGCCCCAAGGGAAAGGTGATCCCCGACTTGAGCCTGAGGCCCGTGGCCAAGCACCTCGAAGGTCTGCTCGGCGTGCCCGTGCAATTTGCCACGGATTGCATTGGTGAGGACGCACAGGCCAAGGCCACTGTGCTGAAGCCCGGCGAAGTGCTCCTGCTGGAAAACCTCCGCTTCCATCCCGAGGAGGAGAAGGGCGATGAGGCCTTCAGCAAGGCGCTCTCCACGCTCGGCGACGTCTATGTGAACGACGCGTTCGGCACGGCGCACCGCGCACATGCCAGCACCACCATGGTCGCGAAGTACTTCCCGGACGCCAAGCTCTTCGGCTACCTGATCGCCGGTGAACTCCATAGTCTCGGCCAAGTGCTCAATCAGCCGAAGAAGCCGCTCTGCGCCATCGTGGGCGGCGCCAAGGTGAGCAGCAAGATCGAGGTGCTACAGAACTTGTTGGACAAGTGCGACGAGGTGATCATCGGCGGTGGCATGGCCTTCACCTTCATCAAGGCGCAGGGCGGAAAGGTGGGCGCCTCGCTCGTGGAGGACGACCATGTCGAGACTGCCAAAGCCATTCTCGCGGCCGCGCAGGACAAGGGAGTCATGATACACCTGCCTACCGATGCTGTCGTGGCGGACGCTTTCGCGGATACGGCCAACACGGACATCTGCCCCGCCAACGCGATCCCGGACGGATGGATGGGTCTGGACATCGGGCCGGAGTCGATCAAGGTATTCAGTGCCGCAGTGAAGCGCGCCAAGACCATCCTTTGGAACGGACCGATGGGCGTGTTCGAGATGCCGAGCTTCCAGAAGGGCACCCGCGCCATCGCGGAGGCCGTGGCCGATGCCACCGCATACGGAGCCTACTCCTTGGTGGGCGGCGGAGACAGTGTGGCAGCAGTGAACCAGTTCGGCCTCGCCGATAGGATCAGCTACGTGAGCACCGGCGGCGGCGCCATGCTGGAATACCTCGAAGGCAAGGTGCTGCCGGGGATCGCGGCGGTGGAGGAGTGA
- the pheS gene encoding phenylalanine--tRNA ligase subunit alpha → MNLKERIEAVEAELTAAVAASAEAVEAFRVEMLGRNGKVTALLDAFKEVPAEEKRLWGQRLNQLKSAARTRWEELKAAAEATPTKAAGPVGDLTRPALTEATGSLHPISIIRQRIVDVFARIGYTVSQGPEVEDDHHNFGALNFPPDHPARDMQDTFFVEDLDHTARERGEALTPDPSPGERGSLALRTHTSSVQVRVMESGAPPIRTISPGRVYRNEAISARAHCMFHQVEGLYVDKGVSFAELKGTLDHFAKSMFGPEVKIRLRPSYFPFTEPSAEVDMSCTICGGSGCAVCKHSGWVEIMGCGMVDPAVLSNCNIDPEVYSGFAFGMGVERIAQLIYRVPDLRLYWENDVRFLEQFTDGAFRG, encoded by the coding sequence ATGAACCTGAAAGAACGGATCGAAGCCGTGGAGGCTGAATTGACCGCGGCTGTCGCGGCATCCGCTGAGGCCGTTGAGGCTTTCCGTGTGGAAATGCTCGGCCGCAACGGAAAAGTGACCGCCCTGCTGGACGCCTTCAAGGAGGTGCCCGCAGAGGAAAAGCGCCTTTGGGGCCAACGGCTGAACCAGCTGAAAAGCGCCGCCCGAACGCGCTGGGAGGAGCTGAAGGCCGCCGCAGAGGCCACCCCCACCAAGGCAGCAGGACCCGTGGGCGACCTCACGCGGCCCGCTCTCACCGAGGCCACAGGAAGCCTGCATCCCATCAGCATCATCCGCCAGCGCATAGTGGACGTGTTCGCGCGGATCGGCTACACCGTGAGCCAAGGTCCCGAGGTGGAGGACGACCACCACAACTTCGGTGCGCTCAACTTCCCTCCGGACCATCCGGCGCGGGACATGCAGGACACGTTCTTCGTTGAGGACCTTGATCACACTGCGAGGGAGAGGGGTGAGGCCCTCACCCCCGACCCCTCTCCCGGGGAGAGGGGAAGTCTGGCGCTACGCACACATACCAGCAGCGTGCAAGTACGCGTGATGGAGAGCGGTGCTCCTCCGATCCGCACCATTTCCCCGGGCCGTGTCTATCGCAACGAGGCCATCAGCGCACGGGCGCATTGCATGTTCCACCAGGTGGAAGGCTTGTACGTGGACAAGGGCGTGAGCTTCGCGGAGCTGAAGGGCACGCTGGACCATTTCGCCAAGAGCATGTTCGGGCCGGAGGTGAAGATCCGCTTACGTCCGAGCTACTTCCCGTTCACGGAGCCGAGCGCCGAGGTGGACATGAGCTGCACCATCTGTGGCGGCAGCGGCTGCGCCGTGTGCAAGCACAGCGGATGGGTGGAGATCATGGGTTGCGGCATGGTGGACCCTGCCGTGCTGTCCAATTGCAACATCGACCCGGAGGTGTATAGCGGCTTCGCTTTCGGCATGGGCGTGGAGCGCATCGCACAGCTGATCTATCGCGTGCCGGACCTGCGGCTGTATTGGGAGAACGACGTGCGCTTCCTGGAACAGTTCACCGACGGCGCCTTCCGTGGCTGA
- a CDS encoding gliding motility lipoprotein GldH, giving the protein MKPIALTTLMVGLLMVGCTEHVVFQEVAEVPGGSWSRSWKPQFAFDITDTLAQRDIYLDIRHTGDYRFSNIYIFTTLQGPGGHSFTDTVECTLADPTGRWYGKGTGFIFSDRFQAHILYRMNNRFPRSGRYVFTLEQAMRTDDLQGVIDVGVSVEEARKRR; this is encoded by the coding sequence GTGAAGCCCATTGCACTGACCACCCTTATGGTCGGCCTGTTAATGGTCGGCTGCACTGAGCATGTGGTGTTCCAGGAGGTCGCCGAGGTGCCGGGAGGCTCCTGGTCGCGGTCTTGGAAACCACAGTTCGCTTTCGACATCACCGACACCCTTGCGCAACGCGACATTTATCTGGATATCCGCCATACCGGTGATTACCGGTTCAGCAACATCTACATCTTCACTACGCTGCAAGGCCCCGGAGGTCATTCCTTCACGGACACCGTGGAATGCACGCTCGCCGATCCCACGGGCCGTTGGTACGGGAAAGGCACCGGCTTCATCTTCAGCGACCGCTTCCAAGCGCACATCCTCTACCGGATGAACAACAGATTTCCCCGCTCCGGCCGTTATGTGTTCACGCTGGAACAGGCCATGCGTACCGATGACCTGCAAGGGGTGATCGACGTGGGCGTGAGCGTGGAGGAAGCCCGGAAGCGCCGTTGA
- a CDS encoding peptidylprolyl isomerase: MPAQLSPRNLFLATALLAVANVASAQQKPVEKRHLVEIKTTAGRMVVELYNETPVHRDNFLKLVREHYYDSTLFHRVIPDFMIQGGDPDSRKAEDHAVALGQGGPGYTLPAEIDTSFIHRKGALAAARGDDVDPEKRSSGSQFYIVEGRKWPTADLKKLMARINSDRPDSLAVHYTPDQMETYKTLGGAPHLDGGYTVFGQVVAGMDVLDLIANQPCDGMDRPLADIRVWMRELQ; the protein is encoded by the coding sequence ATGCCAGCGCAATTATCTCCCCGGAATCTGTTTCTCGCCACAGCGCTCCTGGCCGTGGCGAACGTCGCTTCGGCGCAGCAGAAGCCCGTGGAAAAACGGCACCTTGTGGAGATCAAGACCACAGCGGGGCGCATGGTGGTGGAGCTGTACAACGAGACACCGGTCCATCGCGACAACTTCCTGAAGCTGGTCCGCGAGCACTATTACGACAGCACGTTGTTCCACCGGGTGATCCCGGATTTCATGATCCAGGGCGGCGACCCGGACAGCCGCAAAGCCGAAGACCATGCTGTGGCGTTGGGGCAAGGTGGTCCCGGATATACGCTCCCTGCTGAGATCGACACCTCGTTCATCCACCGCAAGGGCGCGCTGGCAGCCGCGCGCGGCGATGACGTCGATCCGGAAAAACGCAGCAGCGGCAGCCAGTTCTATATCGTGGAAGGCCGCAAATGGCCCACGGCCGATCTGAAAAAGCTCATGGCCCGGATCAACAGTGATCGTCCGGACAGTCTCGCGGTCCATTACACCCCCGACCAAATGGAGACCTACAAGACGTTGGGCGGCGCTCCACACTTGGATGGTGGCTATACCGTGTTCGGCCAGGTAGTGGCCGGCATGGACGTCCTGGATCTTATCGCGAACCAACCCTGTGACGGAATGGACCGTCCGCTTGCAGATATCCGCGTTTGGATGCGCGAACTCCAATGA
- a CDS encoding methyltransferase domain-containing protein — translation MDEQAWDDVAATFEEDIFSVPKHDRKQKILQRVQRHAGKKRTAADIGCGIGRTVPMLAEHFASVFATDLSSECLTVAENKNARYHNVEYLHADLAKPLPFPPVDFALCINVLLIASRAKRQAMMDNICAVVKPGGHLLLVTPSLESALYASHRLVQLNELKGMKPAVAQRKAARDTTKLDMGIVVVNGAPTKHHLKEELADLLTQHGMKVLELQKIEYPWAYVLEDAPADMPAPMPWNWMAVAERVA, via the coding sequence ATGGACGAGCAGGCTTGGGATGATGTGGCGGCCACTTTCGAGGAGGACATCTTCAGCGTGCCGAAGCATGACCGGAAGCAGAAGATCCTGCAGCGTGTGCAGCGACATGCCGGAAAGAAGCGCACTGCGGCCGACATCGGTTGCGGCATAGGCCGTACGGTGCCCATGCTGGCGGAGCACTTCGCGAGCGTATTCGCCACGGACCTCTCCAGCGAATGCTTGACGGTTGCTGAAAATAAGAACGCCCGCTACCACAATGTGGAATACCTCCACGCCGACCTGGCCAAGCCGCTGCCCTTCCCGCCCGTGGACTTTGCGCTGTGCATCAACGTGCTGTTGATCGCCTCACGGGCCAAACGCCAAGCAATGATGGACAATATATGCGCCGTGGTAAAGCCCGGTGGCCACTTGCTGCTGGTGACACCTTCGCTGGAATCCGCGCTCTACGCCTCGCACCGCTTGGTGCAATTGAACGAGCTGAAAGGCATGAAGCCTGCCGTGGCCCAACGCAAGGCCGCACGGGACACCACCAAGCTGGACATGGGCATCGTTGTGGTGAACGGTGCGCCCACAAAGCATCACCTCAAGGAAGAACTGGCTGACCTGCTGACACAGCACGGCATGAAGGTATTGGAGTTGCAGAAGATCGAATATCCATGGGCATACGTGCTGGAGGATGCACCTGCGGACATGCCCGCGCCCATGCCATGGAACTGGATGGCGGTGGCGGAGCGGGTCGCGTAG
- a CDS encoding geranylgeranyl reductase family protein, producing the protein MAEALKADVCILGAGPGGCATALQLAKHGVDTLLLDRAIFPRDKVCGDALSGKVMRSLERLDPALAVELRKHAALEPSWGVTFVAPSGKALRVPFSRETGIGEAPGAILPRMDFDHFMLEAVKRDGHARILEGTQAKAFERTANGWSISVVGADKTERAVSCRLLIDASGANSIFSKQIAGLPMEPRHHCAGVRAYYRGVTGLDPQGFIELIFLKDLLPGYLWIFPLPDGRANVGLGLRTDMVKKRRVDLKKLLNELITEHPQLRERFANAKAEGPVQGMGLPLASKRWPISGDGFMLIGDAAHLIDPFTGEGISHAMISGVHAANVAAEALQAIREEQAVPQAALKDYDAHVWKRLGKELGISTRLQQLADRPWLFNLVVNKAASNPVLADTISCMFNDLDMRERLKKPGFYLKLLFG; encoded by the coding sequence ATGGCTGAAGCGTTGAAGGCGGACGTCTGCATCCTCGGTGCAGGCCCCGGCGGATGTGCCACGGCCTTGCAGTTGGCCAAGCACGGAGTGGATACGCTCCTCTTGGACAGGGCCATCTTCCCCCGGGACAAAGTGTGCGGAGATGCGCTCAGCGGCAAGGTGATGCGTTCACTCGAACGGCTTGATCCCGCGCTGGCCGTGGAGCTTCGGAAACATGCGGCGTTGGAGCCGAGCTGGGGTGTCACCTTCGTGGCCCCCAGTGGCAAGGCATTGCGTGTTCCGTTCAGCCGGGAGACGGGCATCGGTGAGGCACCGGGCGCGATCCTTCCCCGGATGGATTTCGATCATTTCATGTTGGAGGCGGTGAAGCGCGATGGCCATGCCCGGATCCTTGAAGGCACACAAGCGAAGGCCTTCGAGCGGACCGCGAACGGCTGGTCGATCTCCGTGGTCGGAGCGGACAAGACGGAGCGTGCCGTGAGTTGCCGCCTGTTGATCGATGCTTCCGGCGCCAATTCAATTTTCTCCAAGCAGATCGCCGGTTTGCCGATGGAACCGCGGCACCACTGCGCTGGTGTGCGGGCCTACTACAGGGGTGTCACCGGCTTGGACCCCCAAGGCTTTATCGAGCTGATCTTCCTGAAGGACCTGCTGCCCGGCTACCTGTGGATCTTCCCGCTGCCGGACGGCCGCGCCAACGTGGGCCTGGGCCTGCGCACCGACATGGTGAAGAAGCGACGAGTGGACCTGAAAAAGCTGCTGAACGAGCTGATCACCGAGCACCCGCAACTGCGCGAACGTTTCGCGAACGCCAAGGCGGAAGGCCCGGTCCAAGGCATGGGCCTGCCGCTGGCCAGCAAGCGCTGGCCCATCAGTGGTGATGGATTCATGCTGATCGGCGACGCGGCGCATTTGATCGACCCCTTCACCGGCGAGGGCATCAGCCATGCCATGATCAGCGGGGTGCATGCGGCCAATGTCGCTGCGGAGGCGCTACAGGCCATTCGGGAGGAGCAAGCGGTCCCACAAGCCGCGCTGAAGGACTACGATGCCCATGTATGGAAGCGTTTGGGCAAGGAGCTCGGCATCAGCACCCGCCTGCAGCAGCTCGCGGACCGGCCATGGTTGTTCAACCTCGTGGTGAACAAGGCGGCCAGCAATCCGGTGCTCGCGGATACCATCAGCTGCATGTTCAACGATCTGGACATGCGCGAGCGGCTGAAGAAGCCCGGTTTCTATTTGAAGCTGCTCTTCGGATAG
- a CDS encoding transglycosylase domain-containing protein, with the protein MATKGKKQAKTGGRWYALWWTVVLGPVLGLLVILLVASGSKGLPSTTELQNPRSDLATAVLFSDGSIMGQYYRENRIPVDYAHINPYVVQALLATEDERFRDHSGIDVRGTARAAIFLGKRGGASTITQQLAKMLFHDVRRDIVGRIFQKFQEWIISARLEREYTKDEIIAMYLNRFDWINQAVGINSAARVYFNTTPDSLRIEQAAMLVGMCKNPALFNPLRRPDTTITRRMVVLAQMVKNGSLNKQQYDSLKVLPLGLDFQRIDHTEGPAPYLRETLRGELQKMFSEKDPETGKLRLAKPDGSAYDIYTDGLKIYTTIDRRMQSYAEWGLREHLSTELQEQFFKDLAKKKNNPFDFRVSKEEVEGIMNTARKRSDRYRTDVGKQCPNCQRPAAYIVKRVHDGKSMFHCDPDKGGCDTWWPVLDEKAIEKQFETPTHMTVFSWHGEVDTVMSPNDSIRYYKSFLQSGLLSMDPHTGFVKAWVGGIDYKHFQFDHVAQARRQVGSTFKPFVYATAIRDGLKPCLELPNQKTCFDMPAGQPDWCPQNSDNEYGGMVTIKYALANSMNTITAWLMKQYGPQSVITLARHMGVKSPMDPVPSLCLGVADLTLEEMVGAFSTFANDGVYIRPVVFTRIEDKSGNTIFDMTPKTEEALDPRTSYIMLEMLKGVVDGAYNPSTGKTVGTGMRLRMGWGNRAKYANIKYPTAGKTGTTQNNSDGWFIGITPDLVTGVWTGAADRSVRFSRTDKGQGANMALPIYGYYMNKVYADSTITISKGDFAKPDGIGDLDLDCFGKKGSHTNIYEERHEAPNWE; encoded by the coding sequence ATGGCTACCAAGGGAAAGAAGCAAGCTAAGACCGGTGGGCGATGGTATGCCTTGTGGTGGACGGTGGTGCTCGGGCCCGTGCTTGGTCTGCTCGTGATACTGTTGGTCGCGTCGGGAAGTAAGGGCCTGCCCAGTACCACGGAACTACAAAATCCCCGGAGCGACCTGGCCACGGCGGTGCTCTTCAGCGATGGCTCCATCATGGGGCAGTACTACAGGGAGAACCGCATCCCGGTGGACTATGCGCACATCAACCCATACGTGGTGCAGGCCTTGTTGGCCACCGAGGATGAACGTTTCCGGGACCACAGCGGCATCGATGTGCGCGGAACGGCACGCGCGGCGATCTTCCTCGGCAAACGCGGCGGGGCCAGCACCATCACCCAGCAGTTGGCCAAGATGCTCTTCCACGATGTCCGGCGGGACATCGTGGGCCGCATCTTCCAAAAATTCCAGGAGTGGATCATCTCGGCACGGCTCGAGCGCGAGTACACCAAGGACGAGATCATCGCCATGTACCTCAATCGTTTCGATTGGATCAATCAGGCGGTGGGCATCAATTCCGCGGCCCGTGTCTATTTCAACACCACGCCGGATTCCCTGCGCATCGAACAGGCCGCCATGCTGGTCGGCATGTGCAAGAACCCGGCGCTCTTCAACCCGCTCCGCCGGCCCGACACCACCATCACCCGCCGCATGGTGGTGCTGGCGCAAATGGTGAAAAACGGATCCCTGAACAAGCAGCAATACGACTCGTTGAAAGTGCTGCCGCTCGGGCTTGACTTCCAGCGGATCGACCATACCGAAGGCCCCGCGCCGTACCTGAGGGAAACCTTACGCGGCGAACTTCAGAAAATGTTCAGCGAGAAGGACCCGGAGACCGGGAAGCTCCGACTGGCCAAGCCGGACGGTTCCGCGTATGACATCTATACCGACGGCCTTAAGATCTACACCACCATTGACCGCCGGATGCAGAGCTATGCCGAGTGGGGCTTGCGGGAGCACCTCTCCACAGAATTGCAGGAGCAGTTCTTCAAGGACCTCGCTAAAAAGAAGAACAATCCCTTCGACTTCCGGGTGAGCAAAGAGGAAGTGGAGGGCATCATGAACACCGCCCGCAAACGCAGTGACAGGTACCGCACCGATGTTGGGAAACAATGCCCCAACTGCCAGCGGCCCGCAGCTTACATCGTGAAGCGGGTGCATGACGGGAAGTCCATGTTCCATTGCGACCCGGACAAGGGCGGGTGCGACACCTGGTGGCCGGTGCTGGATGAAAAGGCCATCGAGAAGCAATTCGAGACCCCCACGCACATGACCGTGTTCAGCTGGCACGGCGAAGTGGACACGGTCATGTCCCCGAACGACAGCATCCGATACTACAAAAGCTTCCTCCAGAGCGGCTTGCTGAGCATGGACCCGCACACCGGCTTCGTGAAGGCCTGGGTGGGCGGCATCGACTACAAGCACTTCCAGTTCGACCATGTGGCACAAGCGCGACGGCAGGTGGGTTCCACCTTCAAGCCCTTCGTCTATGCCACTGCCATCCGGGACGGGTTGAAACCCTGCCTGGAATTGCCGAACCAAAAGACCTGCTTCGACATGCCCGCAGGGCAGCCGGACTGGTGCCCGCAGAACAGCGATAATGAATACGGTGGCATGGTCACCATCAAGTATGCCTTGGCCAATTCCATGAACACCATCACGGCCTGGCTGATGAAGCAATACGGTCCGCAATCGGTGATCACACTGGCACGCCACATGGGCGTGAAGAGCCCGATGGATCCCGTGCCATCGTTATGCTTGGGCGTGGCGGACCTCACGCTGGAGGAGATGGTCGGCGCGTTCTCCACCTTCGCCAACGACGGCGTGTATATCAGGCCGGTGGTCTTCACGCGCATCGAGGACAAGAGCGGGAACACCATCTTCGACATGACCCCGAAGACTGAGGAGGCGCTTGATCCACGGACCTCCTATATCATGCTGGAAATGCTCAAGGGAGTAGTGGACGGTGCCTACAACCCCAGCACGGGAAAGACCGTGGGTACCGGCATGAGGCTGCGCATGGGCTGGGGCAACAGGGCGAAATATGCCAACATCAAGTATCCCACCGCAGGCAAGACGGGTACCACCCAGAACAACAGCGACGGCTGGTTCATCGGCATCACCCCGGACCTGGTGACCGGCGTGTGGACCGGCGCCGCGGACCGCAGCGTGCGTTTCAGCAGGACCGACAAAGGCCAAGGGGCCAACATGGCCCTGCCGATCTACGGCTACTACATGAACAAAGTCTACGCCGACAGCACGATCACCATCAGCAAAGGGGATTTCGCGAAGCCGGACGGCATCGGCGATCTGGACCTGGACTGCTTCGGGAAGAAGGGCTCCCACACCAACATCTACGAGGAGCGGCACGAGGCACCGAACTGGGAGTAG
- a CDS encoding cystathionine gamma-synthase family protein — protein MSERKLRPESLMMSYGYKPELSQGAIKCPIFQTSTFVFQKAEDGKAFFEVAYGLREQGEKEELGLIYSRLNNPDLEILEDRLSLWESAEDCAVFESGMSAITTMLLEFLSPGDVLLYSNPIYGGTDHFIKQTLTRFGIEVIGFYPWEQDRLEEIMRKSGKGDRLKMVYVETPANPTNIQIDITACSRVAKTFSTAEKQVLLAVDNTYMGPLWQHPMKQGADLVLYSATKYIGGHSDVIAGACLGSNELIARVKGLRSFLGCMAGPWTGWLLLRSLETLKPRMETQARNAAQVAAFLKAHPKVKKVHYLGFLDSPEQQAIYDAQCFSAGAMLSFDVQGGEPEAFRFLNALKLVKLAVSLGSTESLAEHPATMTHVGVDPVEREKLGITGGLVRLSVGVEHPEDLIWDLGQALEAV, from the coding sequence ATGTCCGAACGCAAACTCCGCCCCGAGAGCCTGATGATGAGCTATGGCTACAAGCCCGAGCTCTCACAAGGCGCCATCAAATGCCCCATCTTCCAGACCAGCACTTTCGTCTTTCAAAAGGCCGAGGATGGAAAGGCCTTTTTCGAGGTGGCCTACGGGCTGCGCGAACAAGGCGAGAAGGAAGAACTGGGGCTGATCTACAGCCGGCTGAACAATCCCGACCTGGAGATCTTGGAGGACCGGCTCTCCCTGTGGGAAAGCGCCGAGGACTGCGCGGTGTTCGAGAGCGGCATGAGCGCCATCACCACCATGTTACTGGAGTTCCTCTCGCCCGGCGATGTGCTCCTGTACAGCAACCCGATCTACGGTGGAACGGACCACTTCATCAAGCAGACCCTCACCCGTTTCGGCATCGAGGTGATCGGTTTCTACCCGTGGGAGCAGGACCGCTTGGAGGAGATCATGCGCAAGAGCGGCAAGGGTGACCGCCTGAAGATGGTGTACGTGGAAACCCCCGCCAATCCCACCAATATCCAGATCGACATCACGGCATGCAGTCGCGTGGCGAAGACCTTCAGCACCGCTGAAAAGCAGGTGTTGCTGGCAGTGGACAACACTTACATGGGGCCGCTATGGCAGCACCCCATGAAGCAGGGCGCGGACCTGGTGCTCTACTCGGCCACCAAGTACATCGGCGGCCATAGCGACGTGATCGCCGGGGCTTGCTTAGGCAGCAACGAACTGATCGCCCGCGTGAAAGGCCTGCGGAGCTTCCTAGGTTGCATGGCCGGCCCATGGACAGGTTGGCTACTGTTGCGGAGTTTGGAGACACTGAAACCGCGCATGGAAACGCAGGCCCGCAACGCCGCGCAGGTGGCCGCCTTTCTGAAGGCCCATCCCAAGGTGAAAAAAGTCCATTACCTCGGCTTTCTGGACAGCCCGGAACAACAGGCGATCTACGATGCCCAGTGCTTCAGCGCCGGCGCCATGCTCTCGTTCGATGTACAAGGCGGCGAGCCCGAGGCCTTCCGCTTCCTCAACGCGCTGAAGCTGGTGAAGCTCGCCGTGAGCTTAGGCAGCACGGAATCCTTAGCCGAGCACCCCGCCACCATGACCCACGTGGGCGTGGACCCGGTGGAACGCGAAAAGCTCGGCATCACCGGCGGACTGGTGCGCCTCAGCGTGGGCGTGGAACATCCGGAAGATCTGATCTGGGACCTCGGGCAGGCGTTGGAGGCGGTGTGA